CTGAAGATATGGAAGAGTAAAAGTATTCTCGAAATGTATCCATTgaattcaacagctacttacagTCGATTAGTAGAAATAGCTACAAAGATTGAGGATGGAGAGGCagttcgcagcattcacaaggcctgtgtgGAGCATACATGTGAGTTACAAATGTACCTAGTTTATGATCACTTCGACCATTACCTTTGTGAGCTTGCTTGTCAGTACAGTAGTGCCATGCAAAGtgaattgtataattatagtaagaacAGCATTCCAAGTGTTTGCAATACACACTGTCAAAATGGTATTGGATATATACTGCAAGTGTAGGTTTGCTAGTTGCTGACTGTTGTgtctccctccctcctcatgcaGGACTGGAGGTCATGGATCAGTCAACACCATCATACACTACCAACACTTAGACACTTAGGACAATATGGCCTGGATTTATCTATTTTAAGTTTGTTTGTTATTTATTTTGTGTGTGCAATTCCTGTAGACATCCTTTCCATTGTAGTTGGTatgggatcacttcagttgcagcGTCTTGTTAGAGTTAGTGTCTTTACGGAAAGCAATAAttacgaccattacctactcACGGTGAATCTGCCATGTgccagtacagtacagtacagtacagcagtgCTAGTGGTGGTGCTATAGGATAAGAATGGATGAATGCATGAAAGGATGGAGGTGAGGGGAAATGCTTTGTAGAGACAGTACCTGTTGTAGGCtcctaataataattatgagcttccactgtttttgttcataattatttcccgATAGTATCGCTTGCCCATGCATGTGTTAGACCTTATTGGTGGTCAATATTGAGCAACCATATGCTATAGCTGAGTTGGCATGGGCTGAGAGATTTCACTATGTCATGGTATTTTAAACTACAGTATGGTATATACCATATAAGGCCAAGGATTAGCTTGAGGTTCGCTTGGTAGATGTCGCTTGCACCTATAataagtgtgtgtatgggggggggggtagataTGTGTTACTGGTGGTGCCAGTAATAtctttatacatgcatgtatggacaTGTGGGACTATTGGAGGTCTgacctttcactaattatgaccttttaatgacattctaCCAAATTGCTTGATAGCTTATTGTAGCTACAATTACTGATAATTGTACTTCCTCAAAGCATTCCACTAGAAAAGGGGATGATCTTTGCTTTGTTTACTGTGAAAGGGGACACCTCTCTGAAAAGGGGGAGGATCTGagcaatgattatgtttactgaGAAACAAGGCTGAAAGGGACGAAATTTCCATAAACTACTATTtatgtgtggtcccactgtgtacactgtaggtagtgtacggagcctatagtgtggtcccactgtgtgcactgtagctatagtgtacagagcctatagtgtggtcccactgtgtgcactgtagctatagtgtacagagcctatagtgtggtcccactgtgtgcactgtagctagtgtacagagcctatagtgtggtcccactgtgtgcactgtagctagtgtacagagcctatagtgtggtcccactgtgtgcactgtagctagtgtacagagcctatagtgtggtcccactgtgtgcacttgtagctagtgtacagagcctatagtgtggtcccactgtgtgcactgtagctagtgcacagagcctatagtgtggtcccactgtgtgcactgtagctagtgcacagagcctatagtgtggtcccactgtgtgcactgtagctagtgtacagagcctatagtgtggtcccactgtgtgcactgtggTGGACtaataaggtttgcatttcaataGAAGTGAATGTGGGCTGTCTAGTCATCAAGACTGTGGATTGTGGGGGATGAGTGGTTGTATGTGCTTACTTTACTGAACCATGTTAAGTATAAACACGTTTACTAGTGATACTCATTTGAAAGCTCTCAAAGAGACAAATGTAATAATACCCATatcatcacaccctcacacaacacatacccgcccacacacaggcactgggcgtactactgttcaagctgtgcTTCATGGATACTCAATTTGGTGACAATTAACCCTCTAGCCATAGTCAGTGCTCAGTACAGCAAGActccctacacacaagacCTACACAACTTGAGaggtgagaccacacccacacacacaaatcgTAGTGAAATATAGCCAGgtttatgcataattatgttaacttTAAGCCTTTAATTATAAAGACTATTGATAGTAAGTTTTTCTTTGTGAAATGAacctgttttcagagctaactttgagaacacacactagctacaggtgCTATGATATTCTGCCAGCCTCTATTgctctattattataatgatacgtataattattttccccTTTGTAGGCATCAtctgttgacctctgaccctgagctgcgtcccagtatctggcaagtgtgtgaggtggtgtccAGGATCACAGGAACCACCAACCATGTCACTAATGTCTTTGTGAGTAATTACTAAAATTCTATAAACatcattatcattaatatttatcATGGGTATCTAGAGCTCTGTATGtaaccctacacacacacacactcaggttTTCTCTTGGGAAGTACCTTAATACAACCGTGCTCCAAGTGGGGGACCTCACTCAGCCGCTGCACGTCCTGGCTGCATCAGGCCCACACTCCTCTCAGCCGATAATGAGCTCTCAATGGCCCCCCACACCAGTAAGACTGCCTCACTCCGCAAGTGCAACGTCACTGATTGTGAGAAGACCTGCATTTGTATGGGCGATGTACGGTACCTCCTCTTGAAACTACACGGTGTGCTGGAAAatgttgtgtggtgtgtaatATTGAAATGTTGTCCCTATAGTAGGAGTGGTGATGACGATAGCCTTTGTGTACTTCGTGCCTGTGGGAGCGTTGGTCTCgaggtactataattataccgtatcgTGTCTGCCAGCTCCTGGTTCAGGGTGAGTGGACACTGTGATAGTCACCTCAAGTCATGGTGGGCTGTTTATTTTACTCACTATTTCTCCATTTTCACTATTTCCTGTTTTCCTATTTCTActatttctataattatgccgttTATTATTGAGTATAttgagtgtgtacatgtattaagtAATTAAATGCCTCATTTACATGCActactgtgtacgtgtatatttCATTATCAATACAGGCCATGTGACAATGATGCTGTTTGGAGTGTTGTGTGGACTGGCTGGTCTTGGTGGTCACACAGGTAGCTTCACTGGGTTATCATcagatggtgggtgtggtctgtctCTCCCTCAGTAGCCACTGCTAGGAATATTGAGACCAGCTGTAGGCCCTACActaaggtgagtgtgtgggtgtctgcacaataatttttttgtcaATTAAGATCCAATTTAGGAGGAAGTTATTCAATGTTTTCCATGGTAATGGCCTTCCTGATTCTCAACCATGGTTCATAGCcattaccacacacacacattacccccccactcacacacacacacacacacacacacacacacacacacacacacacacattaccccccccactcacacacacacacacacacacacacacacacacacacacacacacacacacacacacacacacacacctcacacacacacactcacacacacacacacctcacacacacacatacacacacacacacccacacacacacctcacacactcacagctgGCAGTCCATTTCCTACGGATGACTTTGGTAGCACTTCATTTGACGGACGTTCCTTtaccccgcccactcatacTCTGACAATGCAAGACGAGATTTGTTTGGAGTACCCCCCTTTTGGAGAAGGTTCAAAGGTTACGCCGACAATGACAACTGTGGAACAGTTCCTTTTAGCtgaattttaatatttatttttccgtgtgtgtagtaggatcacatgactgttTAATTGCATATATTAAATGGATTTTTATGTGCAATTAAATAATTGTGCTTTTACCCAATTGCAATATCGTGATTAGAAATAAATTATGCAGTTTTTGGCCCGAAAGGCCTTGAAATAGGGGCGGAACTGATCGAGACAATGTATGTGGTTATGGTTATTCATGGTCATGCAGTCACATGTGTAATGATTAGGGTGCGTATGGAATGTATGTGGTTATGGTTTAGCTTTCAAAGATACTAGCTACACACCTAGATCTTACTCCATATTCTAGTCTAGCTATAATCACTCACCCATTCTCTAATCTTTTGTGCTTATCCAAAGTGAGGCAATCTCTCTAGCTTTTTGCCGGCATAAAAAAGGGTGAATCAGCTAGTCTAGCTTGCTAGCCTTCTATAGGTGCTAGAGATCTACTTTCACCAGTCATGCCATTACAGAATGTCGAATGTCCAGAAAATAAATGATGAACTTGTCGTTCATCTCAACGAAGAAGTTGGTTCTGGAACTTTTGGAATGGTTTTCAAAGGAATGTACAAAAATAAAGTGTGTGCTATAAAGATGCTTCACCATGTTGCCACACCATTGAAAATCAATTTTCCTGTTGGTCAAGGACAAGAAAATGCAATTCGTGCGTTTGGTTATGAAAGCATGGTTCTGGAATCTTTTCAACATCCAAATGTTCTTCAACACTTGGCAACAACTAAGTATCTATCAGGAAATACCATGTTAGTGAcagagctgatggattgcaacTTGAGTACTTATCTCTCTACACCTGATCACTCAAGCTCTCTCACAAGTCAGTGTGAGATTAGCCTCTCAAAGGATTTAGCTTCTGGTCTTGCCTACATCCACAGCAGGAAGATCATTCACCGCGATCTTTGTGGCGTTAATGTCTTGTTAAAGCGAAGTCAACCCTTTCCTGTAGCTAAGATCTCTGACTTTGGAATGTCCAAGCTACTCGATCCCTTAAAATTCAACACCACTATTAGTCATCGCTTGGGTTATCTACCTCCCGAGGCACTTCACGAGGGTGATGAAGATTATGATGAAACTCTAGACGTATTCTCGTTGGGGGTGATCATGATGCAGATTGCTTGCAGATTAGAAAACGTCAAATCTGCAAAGGAAAGATTGTCATATCTTGCAGAAATTAAAGCCGGCACACACCTGCTTAAACTACACATTATGGCCTGCTTGCAAGAAAAAAGACCATCAGCCGCTGTTGTCTGTAAGTGGTGTGTTGAAAATGGAAATTATGTATTATCCAACTATGGCAATTGTAGTACAAACCGCAGTTCGGTATACTAGTGCGTTATACTCGTACTAAAAAACCACATTTTAAGTGTAGTATTTATGATTTTTAGCACACACTCAaatagcctcgtccccaggctgAGTTGTCTCTAACTATAGAGACACCCAAGCAGCAATACACAAACATTTAGCGCTATACGGTgttagctaataattattatcgccCACTCACAGTGATGTAAAACACCTGATTTGTAGATTCTTTGTAAGCTTAACAAaccattttttttttataggtGGACAATTGGAGAAACATCTGCTGTATAGAGATGCTTACAGACAGGTGGCTATAACAAAATTAGTGTGATGTGACTATATGCCACATTATTGTTTCATAGGATTATGATCTTGTTACAATCGGAGGAAAACGCCCAATTTTGCACTCAGGTTTGTCAACGGAATATGAAGTGGCTGTTTATTTATTGTGATGCACTGCAACAAATATAGTTGAGCATGACCTACGTCAGGGGTGTTTTTAGGAAATAAAGCAAAGAGTGCTAAAGCTTTCAAAAGGGGCCCACACGCAAAGCATGCATCTACATTGCGAAAAGGATTGAAAGTGGCCGTGTATCACTTACATAGACTTGATGCTTGTGGTAGGCCTTTGCTTTTCACTTTATAATTACATAGTGGAAGCAGACAACTATTCAGGCAGGTATTGTTATAGGCAACCTTTTACTTGCATTGTAATTAATTGTTCAATGTTACGCTCGCTACCTACAGCTGTTTTTTTGCTTTTCATACtggctggttattttcgaggttttcgaAGGTTGACCCAGAAACACGAACTGTACTTATTCCTGTTAGTTCTAGTGGTTCTGTAGATATCTCATACTGGTATAAAATAACATACGGTACTTTAGTTGGAATAGGACTGGAGGCCCCGGATCTCACCAAGGTCTTTTACTTGTAAGTCTTACCATAATAATGTAGATCACAACAGAACTCTTACAAGTGCCCAACCATTACCATACATTGAGGTCTAAAATTAGAGAAAACATTGTGTAATGAAGTGGTACTCTTGTGCATGACTGTTATATTGTCATATCCTCCTCACAGGTAATGCAGTGACTCCACtagccactccacacacaaccactcagTCAGGTAGCAGATACTGTGCATTGGTTTGTATTGTGAATTAGGTCAACATTACATCTGTATACAGTTCTAATAGGAAATGATGTCATCACTTAGCAATGTATGTTTCATGTGTACAGTTCATGAGACGACAGCGACTGCAGCTCAGTTGAGTCAAGAGTGCTCGGATGaagctcttctccagttgtctacTGAGATTGCTGGATACAACGATtacaagcacaggctgggcGTCAGTTATGCTGAGATTAAGAATATCGATCTGACAATTGATGGTATTCCAGGGAAATTCCTCGCTGCTCtaaagaagtggaagagtaaaaATATTCTCCAATTCAATCCATCgaattcaacagctacttacggtcgattagtggagattgcctcagagattgaggacggaggggcagttcgcagcattcacaaggcctgtgtgGAGCATACATGTGAGTTACCTTATTAACTTTGTGAGCTTGCTCGTCATGCAGTTGTGCCATGCAATAATAGTATACAGCATTCTAAGtactataattgtacatgtacatgtcattggTACGActctctcctataattatacttgcttATTTCCCCTGCATGCCTAATCCATTTTTTCACATGTTTGTTGGAACTTTAATATTGATTTTAGCATAAGCTAATTAAGGGAACAACTTGGGAATTAATgtgatcactataattattcacgacataattattgtacaagtaTAGCAATCTAATCTTCAATTATAGCCTTGAcagttgtattgtgtatggGGTCTCATGTGACAGTGATAAAGTATTTGGTGCGTTGTATGTCATTGGAAATAATGTGATCTGTACAGTTCAACCACATAAGACGATAGTGACAGCGACTGCAGCTCAGTTGAGTCAAGAGTGCTCGGATGaagctcttctccagttgtctaccgagattgctggctatgacagatacaagcacaggctgggcctcagtCATGCTGAGATTGGTGCTATCGATAAGTCTCCTTCCATGGTTGATAATATCCCAGGAAGATTTCTCGCTGCTCTGAAGATGTGGAAGAGTAAAAGTATTCTCGAAATGTATCCATTgaattcaacagctacttacgATCAATTAGTGGAGATTGCTACAAagattgaggacggagaggcagttcgcagcattcacaaggcctgtgtgGAGCATACATGTGAGTTACAAATGTACCTAGTTTATGATCACTTCGACCATTACCTTTGTGAGCTTGCTTGTCAGTACAGTAGTGCCATGCAATAGtgaattgtataattatagtaagaacAGCATTCCAAGTGTTTGCAATACACACTGTCAAAATGGTATTGGATATATACTGCAAGTGTAGGTTTGCTAGTTGCTGACTCTTGTgtctccctccctcctcatgcaGGACTGGAGGTCATGGATCAGTCAACACCATCATACACTACCAACACTTAGACACTTAGGACAATGGCCTGGATTTATGTATTTTAAGTTTGTTTACTTGCTCTTGTTATTTATTTTGTGTGTGCAATTGAATTATTCTCCTCTAGACATCCTCTCCATTGTAGTTGGTatgggatcacttcagttgcagcGTCTTGTTAGAGTTAGTGTCTTTAGGGAAAGCAATAAttacgaccattacctactcACGGTGAATCTGCCAGCAGGTGCCAgtctagtacagtacagtgcagtgcagtgcatgctAGTGGCGGTGCTATAGGATAAGAATGGATGAATGCATGAAAGGATGGAGGTGAGGGGAAATGCTTTGTAGAGACGGTGCCTGTTATAGGCTCCTAATAATGATCTTCCACTGTttttgttcataattatgcacctatcaatgtgttgccccactaccccccccgGGACATACGAGGGGATTTGACTCAATTTGACCTGACATTTTGGCCCCATACTGGGGGATTTGGCCTGGCTTTGCGTAGTAAAGACTGCTTTTATAGCCTGTTTTTATGCAGGCAACTGCTTGGGGCTCAAAACCCCCCTGTTGACTGGGGGATTTGAACACAGAATCCTCCCCCACCTGGGGGAATTTGACCTGAGGTATGGTCAAATCCCCCATATAACCCCGACCACTCCcggggggggtggggcaacacattgataggtgcattatttCCCGATAGTACTGCTTGCCCATGTGTTAGACTTTATTGGTGGAGGGTGCTCAATATTGAGCAACCATACGCTAGCTGAGTTGGCATGGGCTGAGAGATTTCCCTATGTCATGGTATTTTAAACTACAGTATGGTATATACCATATAAGGCCAAGGATTAGCTTGAGGTTCGCTTGGTAGATGTCGCTTGCACCTATAataagtgtgtgtatgggggggggggggtagataTGTGTTACTGGTGGTGCCAGTAATATctttatacgtacatgcatgtatggacaTGTGGGACTATTGGAGGTCTgacctttcactaattatgaccttttaatgacattctaCCAAATTGCTTGATAGCTTATTGTAGCTACAATTACTGATAATTGTACTTCCTCAAAGCATTCCACTAGAAAAGGGGATGATCTTTGCTTTGTTTACTGTGAAAGGGGACACCTCTCTGAAAAGGGGGAGGATCTGAGCAATGTTTACTGATAAACAAGGCTGAAAGGGGCGAAATTTCCATAAACTATTCTTtatgtgtggtcccactgtgtgcactgtagctatagtgtacagagcctatagtgtggtcccactgtgtgcactgtagctagtgtacagagcctatagtgtggtcccactgtgtgcactgtagctagtgtacagagcctatagtgtggccccactgtgtgcactgtagctagtgtacagagcctatagtgtggtcccactgtgtgcactgtagctagtgtacagagcctatagtgtggtccccactgtgtgcactgtagctagtgtacagagcctatagtgtggttccactgtgtgcactgtgtgcactgtagctagtgtacagagcctatagtgtggtcccactgtgtacactgtagctagtgtacagagcctatagtgtggtccccactgtgtttacactgtagctagtgtacagagcctatagtgtggttccactgtgtgcactgtagctggtgtccagagcctatagtgtggtcccactgtgtacactgtagctagtgtacagagcctatagtgtggtcccactgtgtacactgtagctagtgtacagagcctatagtgtggtcccactgtgtgcactgtagctagtgtacagagcctatagtgtggtccccactgtgtttacactgtagctagtgtacggagcctatagtgtggtcccactgtgtttacactgtagctagtgtacagagcctatagtgtggtccccactgtgtttacactgtagctagtgtacggagcctatagtgtggtcccactgtgtttacactgtagctagtgtacggagcctatagtgtggtcccactgtgtgcactgtagctagtgtacggagcctatagtgtggtccccactgtgtttacactgtagctagtgtacagagcctatagtgtggtcccactgtgcgcactgtagctagtgtacggagcctattgtgtggtccccactgtgtgcactatagctagtgtacagagcctatagtgtggtccctatactgtgtgcactgtagctagtgtacagagcctatagtgtggtccccactgtgtgcactatagctagtgtacagagcctatagtgtggtccccactGTGAGCACTGTAGCTATACGTGGTGGACTAATATGGTTTGCATTTCAATTGTAGTGAATGTGGGCTGTCTAGTCATCAAGTCTGTGGAATGTGGGGGATGAGTGGTGGTATGCGCTTAACCAATTTCATTGAACCATGTTAAGTTAAGTATAAACACGTTTACTAGTGGTACTCATTTGAAAGCTCTCAATGAGACGAATCTTATAATACCCATatcatcacaccctcacacaacacacacccgcccacacacaggcactgggcatactactgttcaagctgtgcttcatggatactccatttggtgacaaccctctagccatggtcagtgctcagtacagcattcctgaagactctccctacacacaagacCTGCACAACTTGAGaggtgagaccacacccatacacacaatCCTAGTGAAATGTAGCCAGgtttatgcataattatgttaactctaagcctataattataaagactaTTGATAGTGAGTTTTTTCTTTGTGAAATGGacctgttttcagagctaactttgagaacacacactagctacaggtgCTATGATATTCTGCCAGCCTCAAGTGTATTgctctattattataatgatacgtataattattgtccccTTTGTAGGCATCAtctgttgacctctgaccctgagctgcgtcccagtatctggcaagtgtgtgaggtggtgtccAGGATCACAGGAACCACCAACCATGTCACTAAAATGTACTGGGACGAAGCTCAGAGTCAGAGGTCAACAATAAGCTCTATAtttatataccattggattcgttgttaaaaagcgcttctatctgtatgctgtagagctgataagctccaaccagctaaaagttagctgTTTTCGTAGCCTTAAAATTGTTACTAaacgcaataattattaatgcttgcctatttctagcactacggtaCCTCcttgtgctacatgtataattattttttattgtGCAGCTAAAAGGTGTCCTCATAAATAGAACACAAATAGAAGATTGGATTATTGAAAAGGTACGTTTTTGCACATGAATTATTATTGGCACACACCACCCACGCACTGCACACATGTTTACggcctcacacacacacacccccacacacacccactccacacatcacacaggcGAGACACAGACATACACATGACTCGTCACTACCACCATTCGTGTTTCCCTATGATCTCGGTTACAAGAGGAACTTATCTCAAGTCATTAATTGGTCTGGGCGTAGTCAGGGCAATGGCCTCGAGTGGCAAGTGGCCGAAGGATGTTTAGAATTTTCACTGACTGTTGAACAATTAGAACAGAAGAAACTCAAGCGAAAGCAAGCAGTAAGTCATGGACACATAATAATCGTAAGTATATTTATTTTATTTGTTTTAGGTGACTTGCCGAATTAAACAAGATTATTCTGGTTCTAGTTGCCCTTTAAACTTTGGACTCTTGCTGTGTCTGTGTACCCCACGCTTTGAACCAAAGATCAAGGTTCAAGAGGGTGATGTGTTCAGTGTCACGCGATGGGGTCGGTACTGGGTCTATGGTGACAAGACGCTATCAGAAGGTTcgtagataataattattttattacttTGATTTGCAGAGGCTAGCTATTCTTTGATGGTCGATATCTTCAATTAGGATTGTCCAATTACAAATCTAAAGGACTATAATAGCAAGAGTtcaatgaactcttgataataGATGTCACTTAGCGATTGCTTTCAGGCCTATAAACTTCTAAATGTTTTCGTAGCTAAATTTAAGCGGCCATAACTTGTATGTGTTGCAAACATCCGATTCCCCAAAAATAATCGATAAAAAAGTTTATTATACAtcccccacatgcacacacacacacacacacacacacgcacacgcacacacacacacgcacacacacacgcacacacacacgcacacagctCTGTCTGAGAAAGGTGTGGTGGTGCGTGGATGGTTCCCtcgttcctgcgtggttgccaTAGATACCAGTGATGACTCAGAGGAGGTCACTTCAGATGACccggggtcagaggtcaaatCAAAAGTCGTCAAGAGGAGAAAAGAACAATCGAAACAATGAACTgtagaacaataattatagctgatgATGTTAAACAATGGAAAATATGGGTAAgatatgattataattatgaccaggcggagtacatgtactagcacTAGCACTAGCTCCATCTCGAGGCTACCGAGTTGATAGTCTgaaatacccgcctcaacctaaaagctgaTTTGACACAATCAGCTTCATTCCGGAAATACCTGAAATACAGAAAGCGGGTGTGGCACTTTGCTGAAAAGGGGCGAACTGAGACAAAGAAAGCTCAAGTGTGTCTATCAGTAAAGCTTCAATATAATGGCTACTGGGCAAGACTCCGggtgagtgaacatgtagactataattactactcatggtagcaccttgtgattgcatggagggaggctcATTCCATTAGTAGAGTCAGAGCTGGCTATGATCAGAGGTGGAACACTGTACAGCAaagtgacagctggatatgtgcatggtgtcacttgtataaactatatacacatatcaaGTAATTCTCTGTATGACTGACCCCCCAACCATCTATATATTTTATACAGCGCTCAAAAGAAGCTAGCCGAGGACTTATACGAGGCCGAGGACTTATACGAGGCTGTAGACGAACGTGACGTCGTCAAAGTTAGGTCTCTGTTGGGACAGGGGGCAGaccccaaccaccagctctactggagtgacgAGTGGGGATACAAGATTCCTCCATTACACTTGGCTTGTGATAAGGGCTACCTTGAGATTGCGAAGACACTTGTTACCCATGGAGCTCGTACTGATAAAGGTGGTAGGAGGGCGAACATGACTCCACTTCACTGGGCATGCCGGGGAGGTGATAAGGAGACGGTGCAGTACCTGATCCAAGAGCTCAAATGTAACACTGGTAAGCAGTTGTGtattaataaaataatatttcTCCGTATCTAAATTTAAACAGTATAAACCCCACTTGgagtctgtatcatagcaactgggtgaggtttaactaccataatctccgcattcctcataaactcccttgccttgagggaacataataattatgtaggccTATAGCGAAAAAATGTTTAGAGATAAATTTGT
This is a stretch of genomic DNA from Halichondria panicea chromosome 1, odHalPani1.1, whole genome shotgun sequence. It encodes these proteins:
- the LOC135331045 gene encoding uncharacterized protein LOC135331045 isoform X2 codes for the protein MSNVQKINDELVVHLNEEVGSGTFGMVFKGMYKNKVCAIKMLHHVATPLKINFPVGQGQENAIRAFGYESMVLESFQHPNVLQHLATTKYLSGNTMLVTELMDCNLSTYLSTPDHSSSLTSQCEISLSKDLASGLAYIHSRKIIHRDLCGVNVLLKRSQPFPVAKISDFGMSKLLDPLKFNTTISHRLGYLPPEALHEGDEDYDETLDVFSLGVIMMQIACRLENVKSAKERLSYLAEIKAGTHLLKLHIMACLQEKRPSAAVVCGQLEKHLLYRDAYRQDYDLVTIGGKRPILHSVHETTATAAQLSQECSDEALLQLSTEIAGYNDYKHRLGVSYAEIKNIDLTIDGIPGKFLAALKKWKSKNILQFNPSNSTATYGRLVEIASEIEDGGAVRSIHKACVEHTFQPHKTIVTATAAQLSQECSDEALLQLSTEIAGYDRYKHRLGLSHAEIGAIDKSPSMVDNIPGRFLAALKMWKSKSILEMYPLNSTATYDQLVEIATKIEDGEAVRSIHKACVEHT
- the LOC135331045 gene encoding uncharacterized protein LOC135331045 isoform X1 translates to MSNVQKINDELVVHLNEEVGSGTFGMVFKGMYKNKVCAIKMLHHVATPLKINFPVGQGQENAIRAFGYESMVLESFQHPNVLQHLATTKYLSGNTMLVTELMDCNLSTYLSTPDHSSSLTSQCEISLSKDLASGLAYIHSRKIIHRDLCGVNVLLKRSQPFPVAKISDFGMSKLLDPLKFNTTISHRLGYLPPEALHEGDEDYDETLDVFSLGVIMMQIACRLENVKSAKERLSYLAEIKAGTHLLKLHIMACLQEKRPSAAVVCGQLEKHLLYRDAYRQDYDLVTIGGKRPILHSGNAVTPLATPHTTTQSVHETTATAAQLSQECSDEALLQLSTEIAGYNDYKHRLGVSYAEIKNIDLTIDGIPGKFLAALKKWKSKNILQFNPSNSTATYGRLVEIASEIEDGGAVRSIHKACVEHTFQPHKTIVTATAAQLSQECSDEALLQLSTEIAGYDRYKHRLGLSHAEIGAIDKSPSMVDNIPGRFLAALKMWKSKSILEMYPLNSTATYDQLVEIATKIEDGEAVRSIHKACVEHT
- the LOC135331045 gene encoding uncharacterized protein LOC135331045 isoform X3, producing the protein MSNVQKINDELVVHLNEEVGSGTFGMVFKGMYKNKVCAIKMLHHVATPLKINFPVGQGQENAIRAFGYESMVLESFQHPNVLQHLATTKYLSGNTMLVTELMDCNLSTYLSTPDHSSSLTSQCEISLSKDLASGLAYIHSRKIIHRDLCGVNVLLKRSQPFPVAKISDFGMSKLLDPLKFNTTISHRLGYLPPEALHEGDEDYDETLDVFSLGVIMMQIACRLENVKSAKERLSYLAEIKAGTHLLKLHIMACLQEKRPSAAVVCGQLEKHLLYRDAYRQDYDLVTIGGKRPILHSGNAVTPLATPHTTTQSGSSSEKDTSNGDQPIVLTGADINTICESLKTATYNWFDLGLALGVKRNDLEDIEDAYRHNQRRLMKMVTKRLEVTDPEHPMTWPYICECLRRPTVERNDVAEEIEDKYVRTATAVAHSATN
- the LOC135331842 gene encoding palmitoyltransferase ZDHHC6-like gives rise to the protein MHERMEALGILLFKLCFMDTPFGDNPLAMLKGVLINRTQIEDWIIEKARHRHTHDSSLPPFVFPYDLGYKRNLSQVINWSGRSQGNGLEWQVAEGCLEFSLTVEQLEQKKLKRKQAVTCRIKQDYSGSSCPLNFGLLLCLCTPRFEPKIKVQEGDVFSVTRWGRYWVYGDKTLSEALSEKGVVVRGWFPRSCVVAIDTSDDSEEVTSDDPGSEVKSKVVKRRKEQSKQ